The Musa acuminata AAA Group cultivar baxijiao chromosome BXJ1-8, Cavendish_Baxijiao_AAA, whole genome shotgun sequence genomic sequence CGGCCCCAGGCAGCGTGGATATTCGCCTGCCGGACGTCGTCGGGCCGCTTCGTGTCGACGTAGCTCTCGGTCTTCGAGCCGAGTAAACCGAGGCGGCGACCATGAGAGCATAGGGAACGTAAATCGGAGGCGAGGAGGAAACCTTTCAGAAACTTAACCCGAAACCGAGACTCCAACAGGAAAAGAAGGTAGAGAGAAGCAGGAGATGGAGACGGCAGATCGGATTGCTCCACTGAGTCCACTGGATCTAATGGGCCTCACACATTGGGCCAAAGGGCTTCCAGCAGCCCGACATGTCAGTTGTCATTGCAGCGGTGAGGAGATGTAAGGCCGGTTCTCAACCGCCTAATTTGATGTCTTCTTTGTAATTGGTTGTCTTCTTGTAAATGGCTCATGTTTGGTGCTGAAAGATAGCGTTTGTGTCTTTGTCCATCTGATGTTTGTGGAATTGCCTCTCCCAAACTTCATCATGCTTCCGGTTGAGCTTCCCTGTCTGCCAACAGAATATGCCGAATAACCATTGGAGAAGGCGGAAATGGCTAGTTAGACGTACCAACTTAGAAAGCTTAAGCCTTTTTGAGTTGAATTGGTGTTGAATCTGATGTATATTAATCTTGTATGCAGACTCATTATCCAATTTGAAGAACCGAGTGGCGTGATATAAACTCTCTGGCAGAAGTTAATGTGTGGAAATGAAAGTCATGATTTTACAGGACATTCAAAATTTGGAGTTGGCAATTCTACTGCAACAGCGACAAGAAAATGAAGCACTAGAAGACAGATGCTATGGTGGAGCAGGAAGATTAGAAGAGGAGCACATGAATGTAACCTGACAGGTAAACAAGTTCTTGTCTATATTATAATCAATCTGCATGTGCCTCTGTtgttaatatgcataaacattgcGGCTGAGAAAGCTGCATTCACTGCTGATCCAGCTGTTAATGGCTTTTGTGGGCTCTCAGCTTCATCTATCGATGGACCTTCGTGACATGAGGCTCGCCCACAATCATCTGTTCATCATGAAGCTTTAGTCAAATGCCAGCGGCTTCACCAACAGGAGAGGAAGAGATCGAGAGATGCATGCTCTGTTTCGTTTCCTCAAAACAGAAGCAGGTCACTCATCCTCTTCTATGGCCTCCCAGCTCAGCCTGGTCGGCCGGTCGCCTGAAACAGTCTCATGTCAGATGGTAAGAGTCTCGCACATGAATGTGGAGACAAAACGCCGAGCATCACATGGGCATCGCGTCCGCGGAGGATCGAAGCGCTTGATGAGCTCGAAGCCCTTGGCAAACCGCATGACGACAGGACGCAGGCAATGGGTGGGCCGCTGAGACATTGACCGGGCCCACAGGGTATCCGCCAGCTGTTGAAACCTGCCGCAACCTCAAAACGGGATTCTGGGTGAATGGTTTCGGCTCGGACGAATTCCTGAACCCAAAAGTCAAATCCGACGCCAAGCGGATGCAATTTGACCCGAATCTCCATGAAAATTATCTATCTTACCTTAATTGTTTAAATCAGATCCGAATCCATTAACAAACACGCAGAAAAGAGATAATAAATCTGCATTTCCAcaagaaaaaacataaaataatggTCAATAACCTGAACTAGCAGATTAAAAAAAATCCGGTTTTAGaaaattttttatttcaaatcaaaattatatattttaatttttttctaaaatatttctttaattaattatttattagttGTTGGTCTGACCAAAAATGTTATGCATTTGAtcattcaacttttttttttttgtttcgttTGACATCAATCGGAATTGCAGTTTCgattttaaattttaagataAAAAATGAATTGATAAAGTTTGAGTTTGGTttaattttaaatcgtcgaatttGATTCTGATTTTATTTAGATTTAAACCGAAACGGTTGGGTTGCAACCACTAGTAGCCATTGGCTGGGGCCCAATGAGCCGGATTGAGGCGTCAACATCTCGGGTGCAAAGGTGGGTCAGCGAGGCAACAGCGGCGTCACCAAAGTACTGTCAAATTTAAGTAGGAGATGTCACTTTTTGTCGTCTTGTGGGGGCCGCTTGTCCTCTTGTTGAGGTGGTGGGCTGGCAAACATATTGCACTACTTTTTGGCCATTTTGTCGTCTCCGTCCCTTTCTTTCCCCACCCCTCCCaccaaagaaaagagagagagagagagtgtgtgtgtgtgtgttttaggTTGCATCTGTAAGGAATTTATGTTGTTTATTACAATATGTAAAACTTTTTACGTACGCTGCATTTAAAGCTTCTGCGTTTTTTCCTTTTATGGTTCGCCGGAGTGGGGACCACCGCCTGCGTCCCCACTTTGTTTTGCCATTTTTTGGCTAATAACGAGGGAAGACTGTCCCTGTGATGGGTGCTGCTGCACCACGGACGTCCTTctccaccccaccccccccccctccacctcttcttctttccctgactTCCTTTATGAGCATTACACGGTTGTTACCGGGTTTCTGGGAAACCCTCAAACTTGCTTACAAATCTTAAGTTCTCTTGTTAAGATAGCGACAGGTCTGTGCTTGTCATTGGTAAAGACCAGGCATTGATGAAGCTTTAAATCCAGCTTAAGGATGGTACGTCGACGCTGAAGTTACTCGTTGATGAATCTCAAAGATCAAATCGAATgcagaagatgatgatgagaagAACAATAGTTGAAACTTGAGGGGGGAGAGAGAGGAGGGACAAACCGAGACACTCTTGCTTCCAAATCTTTCCAGCTCCTGTTTTCTCCTCCAAAAAAACTCACACAGGAGAAGGAAACTTCTCTCTTTATCTTATCGCAACAGCACACACAAGAAGAACACCCTCTTCTTGCTCAGAGGATAGCTATCGTAATCTATTAGTAACTGCAAGTCATAAACCAAGTACTGTTTGCAGGACTAATTCAGACTGATTCCTTGGGCTCTTTTTATTTCTCTAAAAATAATACCAGGATGAGACGGTGGGAGTTGAACGTGAAGAACACACTCTTCTTGGTCGTGCGATATATAGCTAATGTAATCGATTAGTAACAGCACAGCACAAACCAAGCACTGTTTTTGCTTGCAGTTTTGCCCACATCTTCACGGTGTTCCTTATACCACTGCGTTGCAGTGATATGATCTATCAGTTGAAAATGACTGTGAGCGAGCTTATGGAAGCTTGTCCTTTGACAGTAGATGAGACTGGCAGGAGGCATTTGAAAGATTCAAAGGGCAAGAAGAATAGTGTATCCAGATATGAAGTGTCTGTAGCAACGTACCTATGATTTCTCTTTTAGATCACAGAAAAATGAAAGCTTACGGAGCCCTCAAAGTCAGACGACTggctgatgataataataataataaacgatAAGGTACAATACATCTGAGACTTTAATGGACACAAATGCACGGTTTAGGCTGGTtcttatgattggcttatattctTTCGGGTGACTGCTGTTTTCATTAAACTAGATAATGTCAAGTCATTCCATGGGATGATGGCATGTTGGGTATCCATGAGAGAGAGGGGGTGAGGGAGGGAGGAAAGGGACTGTGGATGTAAGGGAAATGAAGTGTCCTTATCAATCATGCTCTTGAATGAGATGGCTACTCATTATTAGGTTCTGATGAACCGTACGTTGGGAGCAGGGGATCATTTACTTCGCTCCCCAGCCTTTTTGTGCACGTAGGGGGGGTGGGGAGGGGGGTGTGGGATGAACGTGTTATCATTTGAATGGGCTCCTttcctggtggtggtggtggtgggaacaGTACTGTGaagatgaggaggctattatgcgtGGCAGTGGCAATCTCTGAGAGGGATCACTGTGCTGCTGTCAGTGAGcgtggaaagatatatatatatatataggacggCCCCCTACGCCCTACACCGCTTCCCTTGTTTTGCCTCTCCCTCTGTCCTCATCTCCCTTGTCCCCCTTCAGGGCTCATGCGACCTTCTCTTTGGTCGTCTCCTTCCCACAATGCCCTCCGTCAAGAATCCGTGAGTACAGGTCAAATTTGATCAGGTCAACATACATTGAATTCGCTTAAATCCATGTAcgattaatatatataataagtcTGGACACGAATATTAATCTAATTCTAAAAGTTTTAAGTTATAGGCACAATACCTAATGTATGTCACTTCACTTTCTCAAATTTTATTgtaattttattatctttgtcatgttttttttatttttgtatacaTAAATATTTACGAACATTTTATCCTTATGTGTGGTTCAGTCGATCTCCCTCCTCTTACTCATAAAGGTAGATCAGATtctaatttgaatatttttttcactCTTATtgcatcaacttttttttttgtgaattttaaatattatgttagaaattaataataattttttagattGAATTGATATCAAATCTGATATATGTTGACTTCTGACTGGTTTTAACTTAAAACTCATCAATTTATATTGTGTGCTCAGTTgtctttttctttatttgaatgaTTCATATGGACATTGCAGACCAAGCCAAACATTGATTTCTCTTATGTACTAAGGCTAAGCAGAGGAATTAACAACCATAGTAGCTTCACATTCCTACCAACAATAATGCCTCATTATGCAAAGtttatgaatgaaaagaattgaTCCCTATAACTCAAAAAAGTGCCTCATGTctcctaaaatattttttttgttcccCCAAAAGGAAATGATaaagatgagactttttttttttaattttaattttaaaacacTCAACTTTGGTCCACTTATATGGACACTAAATCGATtactttaaatataaatttattaaataaaatttcaaatattcAATTGCTGATAAGTAATTCTGATATATtatcatcaaattaatattttaaatcttGTACATAATAATTCGAAgctctgaatttttttttaatatgtatttgAAATGGTTTGATGAGTCTGAGCAAAATACATATTGGTGCGTATTGCTTTCGAAATATAGCGAATAAAATTATTCGAGAAAATAcatgaattttatttatttattaaaaaaagaaaaagaaatatatgaTGAATTCCCTCTTATGTAAATATTCGCAACTCCGAGGGGGTTAGTGCTCTCCATGACCCCTCTCCGCTTCCCATATATTGAACTCTCCTTCGACCGTCAACACTCTCCCTCcctccccccaccccctctttTATCTTCCTCTCTCCACACCCTGTTTCGTCTCCCTCGATCGATCAATGCCCAAATAGCCGATACCAAAGAATTTGCGCCTTTGATCGATTCGGACTGCTTTCGGCGGCTCGGATCTCCTCGTCTTCTGATCGTACGACGGGGGGACGGCCCTGTCGGCCACTCCCCTCCTACGTGAGTAATTCTTCCAGGAACGGGGATAAGGGAACCGCCCTTCCCCTGTTTCGTCTCTCCCCGTTTCTTGACGCGTTCGATCCGTCGCCGCTTTGCTGACTTTACATTCGAGTTGCCGGAGAAGAAAGGGCAGCaaagaaaggaagagaaaaagaagaggacGATTGCTCTGCGAGCGGCAGCCATTCCCTTCCTTTATTCTCTGTTTGAGGTATTCTGCGTTCTTGCTTCAGCGTTTCCAAGAATCTTTTGCGAAAGCCTTCTGCCTTTTGGTGTTTCTTTCTTTCGTTTTTGACCTATTGTCTCGAAAATCTGTGAAAGCTTCTATTTTTGGGGAGGAAAAACAACGAAAAAGACATGCTTTCTTCGCAATCCTTTCCGTGTTTATATGATGTTACGTTGCGATGAAAACACTTGTGTCATTGATCCTTAGCTCGGTGTTTGTTTCTGAGGATATTTAGTCAAGGAGAATGATCACTGGTGCACCATTACTAGGTACCATTTTGGCGTTTCCTGTAGCACGGATCGTTTAGGTGCTCCCAAGTTTGGGACTTGGATCGTGATTAAGCCTTAAGAACCCAAGAACTATTTTTGGGGTTTcgtttcctctttacttttgagTGGTCTCCTCCATCCTTCTGCTGTCGTAGAAGGTTTTGCTAACTTCTAAAGCTTATTTCTTCCGCTCTCTTTTAATATGCGCAGATTTTGAACTTATCCGTCACTGCTCTGCACAAAGTGCAGCCTCTTCTTTCTTGAGATTTAACGCTGCTCTTTGTATGATCATTCCAGTTATTATTGTTGATTTGTGGGGATATAGCGGTTTGGACTTTGGATCATCTTAGTTGGTAGGTTTTTAAGAGTCTTATCTGTTTTCATTTTATGATCTGCAATCATCTGCACGCTAAACATCTTTAGTTTAAGAAGATAAtgcatatttttttcttttgagtcGTGGAAGACATCTGGTCTTATCATCAGATGGTTCTATATGACAGTTCATCGGCATAGGAATCTCATTATTTCAACGAGTATGCATctggcattttctttttttttccagggAACTTTATGATACTGGATTTGTTTAACAACCTGCAAATTGACCTTTTGTTTTGTCTCTGAGAAATGATATCAGTTCTTTCTAGAGTTCTGTGTATATGATTTTCCTGTTTCAACTCCCATCAAGCACATCCGGGGAGCTGCTTCGGTGGTGCTCATGGACGTCAATGGTCTGCGGAAAACAGCAAAAAGAGACTTCGTATCTCGAGAAGATGGTGTTgcaaaatcattaaatgattttggtgattttgaTCCATGGACAGCTTGGGCATACAAGCCTCACACAATCTCTTTACTCCTCATTGGTACATGCCTGTTAGTGTGAGTCCAGCTTCTTGCCAATTTGACAAGTCCTTTTGTATTAACTTACAGAGCATATATAATAATCTATGTCTTACCAAGCATATATATAATCTCCTATTTGTCCAATATATGATACTTTCTGATAAGTTGTTTCCCTCCCTCTTCTAAAGTTTGATTAAGTTGATCAAGGAGGATATCTGATGTACCGTATACTAAACCGCACTCATCATTGATTGACACTAATAATTTGTCAGTCTGTTTGGATGTAAGCTATGTGCATCACATGCTTATGGTTTTAGTTGGCAAAGAGTTTGGGTTTAGTCATTTACTTTGATGAGAGGAAattataaagaaaaggaaagactGGTCTGCCATTTTCAGAAGAACGATCACTGTGGAATTTAACTAGAAGTCTATAATGTTATTGCTTATAGTCTTGTACAGACTCTTGGATCCAGACCTAAGAACCTTACATAATCAAAGGACTGTACCTTAGTAAGACTATTGTGTAATCTGATTTAGAATAATAGAAATTCTCAATTAGCAAGCTGCAGACTTCTTGCTTACTTGTCAAGCGAAAGTTAAAATTGTGTTACTGATTTAATTACTAGTCACTTGTTGAAAAAGTTCTCAGACAAACCGCATAACAGATCTGGCAATTCTAAGACATATATTTGTTAATTGTTGATTGTTATTATCATGGACTGATGCAATGCATACTATACTGTTGTTTTTACAGTTGGGCAAGTGGTGTAGTTGATCCTGAAAGTACAGCATCTAATGATGTCGTTACATCAGTAAAGAGGTAATCTTATTTCTTATTGagaacttcttttggaatgttTGTTACTGATCCTCCCTTCGACTATGACCTTGATGCTCCAGCAGCAGATTTCTCTTATTTTGCATTAGATTTGCTTTAACAATATTGGACTCACTTTTCAGTGAtctcttttgtttcttaagaGGTGTCTGGGCAGTGATTGCAGTCTACCTAGCCTATTCCTTGCTGCAAGCACCATCAACGTGAGTTACGACTTCAATTGCTGAATCAAAGAatatatatttgataatttttctcAGTACTCATGTCAATAATATACTGGAGGAGAAATTATAGTGCATAATCTTTTTTGAACGTATTAGATAAAGAATAATGAAACTTGCCTGTACttttattatcaatgaaatctaaGCTATGCAGCAATCTCTCTGTTTACTAATCAGAAATACAGTTGACTTTTATCTGGTAGTTTACTGCCTCTTCTTTAATTGTAAAGTAATTGGTATCATCTTAATGAGGTCAATCTTTGCAAAAATGGTTCGATAGCTTTGTAGGATTTTGTGGTACTTGTCCATGGCAAATCAAGGATATCAAGtgcctcatcttcttcttctctttttgtgaCAAACCATGTCTGTTCAATGAAAAACATATACATTTTTCTTCAACAATTACTATATAACTTTATTATAAAGGGTGTTGTTATCTGTCTCTAGATTGATTGCTAAAGCTGTCGCAATAGCTGTACAGCATGTCATGACAATATTGATTTCtaccttgttgatgtatgtcagggTACTTATAAGGCCACATCCTGCCATTTGGCGCATGGTCCATGGAATGGCTGTCGTGTATCTTGTCGCCCTCACTTTTTTGCTTTTTCAGGTTTGTAATTGATCAACTATCTGATAAATCATAATGATGACACTGATTCATTTCTTATTCTTCTCCCTATTGTTAATTCTTTTGGAAATACTTTCCTATTGTAAAGCCGTGGTACTCAATGTTGTCTCTGAGGTAGGATGAAATTTTGAGCAACATAGTTAAGCTTGACATTCCAAAAAATTCTTGTTTTCTTGTTTGTTTTGAATGTATACCATGGTATTACAGAATATATTAAACTTTCTTCTTTTGGCAACTTAGAATAATCACATTATGGAAGATTCTGTTTcttttaattgataagatatttctTTCTATAacattgatatatatttttgtctTCAATAGTAGTTAGGCTTCATTCTAAAAGTATTTAAGCTAAGAATTTCCATTTTTTACCTGTAAATTTTATAAACATTTCTCCTGTTTCTTTTGTCTGCTCCTCAGAATCGTGATGATGCTCGGGAATTTATGAAATTTCTCCATTCGGACCTAGGAGTTGGTAAGTATTTGACTTTGGAAGCCTTTCTGTTTGTGTCATGAAAACAACTCATTTCGAAGATTTAGAAACACATGTTCTTTGTTTATGTTTATTCAGAACTACCTGAAAGGTCGTATGGCACTGATTGCCGTATTTATGTACCTGAGAATCCTGAAAGCAGGTTTAACAACGTttatgtatgatttctcctttcaccaGCCTAATTTCATTCCCTTCTATATTTCTGAAAAAACATATACCTTTTAGATACTGCAGACACTAATAGTGTCTTAAATGATTCCAGGATACATTATTTGATGAATTTGTTCCTGCTCATATTTTTGGGTGGTGGGGAAAGGCTATAATGATACGTAACCAGCCCCTTTTGTGGGTGTTGTCAATTGGCTTTGAAACAATGGAGGTATGTTTTCAAATTCTGCAGCTTTACCAATATAGTATGTGATATTTTTCTAGTTCTCAGCATTTTCTTAAAAAGATGTCACCTAATGGTCGCAGCTTACCTTTCGCCATATGTTGCCAAATTTTAATGAGTGCTGGTGGGACAGTATTATTTTGGACATCATTATCTGCAATTGGTTTGGTGAGATCCTAATCACTATGTTTCATTTACTGAATACAAATGATGCTTTTAAAGTTCTAAAATACCTTCTCTAGAGTTCTTGATTTGAATTAACCCAgaaaaacagaaaataaaattgttTGTCTTGTGTGTTTAATTCTTTTGTCATAATGCTTGGTGGAGTACCTATAGTAACACTTACATCCTGATCCCATACTGCAACTATAAAAAGTCTAAATTGCTTTTCCATCTTCACAATATTTGTGAATTAACTTGGAAATATCTAGAATGAAATTGAGAGAGATAGAGTTGAATGTGACTTAGTTTTCCATCTTTGAAAGATTTGATTAGTTTCTAGTAACATTCCTAAGCAAGATTCTATCTCTTCTGTTTCTCTTTGCTGTTTTGTCCCGTGAATTAATATTTTCCTGTAAAAAATTACATTCAACCAAACAAAAGAAGACTTGCCTGGGTTTATGATGCCAATTGGTCTATGATTCAGGTATCTGGGCAGGAATGCGAACTGTAAGGTACTTTGATGGAAAAACCTATGAGTGGGTTGGCATAAGTCGGCAGCCAAATATAATTGGTAAGGTATGTTCTGTTACGACTGCATTACAGCTTCTACAAACATTTGAATTTTCCTTTCTGATATATAGCTAGTTTGGGCTTGAAATTTCTTTTTCTGTGTAGGTTTTTGGTAACATGATTTAGAACTTGCCAATATGAGAATTATGAATCTCTTGGGTTTTATTATCTGTCATGACATTTGATTAGATAAGAATCTCTTTTCAGAAATTAAATAAATGAACAGTTTTACAAAGCTTCGTGCTAATCTCTCGATACTTTGTGGACTTGTTGGGGAAGACCCTTTTTGCCTCTTTGTGGAACGAAGACTACAAACAGCTCAAAACATGCTCCACCAAACATACTCTAAATGGTCCTTTAGATTTTCTTATTACTTGAGTTAGGAGAACAAATTCTGCAATGGACTTTTATTCCTAAGTGGTTTACACAAGGCAAAAGAAAAGTTAGCCAGTTTATACCTGCTTGATGTAATATACAaattgatacaaatatttattgaaTTGGTAGGGTTATTCATGTCTTCTTTTGGTGGATCTGTCTTAGTTGCTTCATTCTGTGAAACCAATTGCCTTATTAATATCTCTGTAACATGTACATCTCTGTTgtaatttttttagttatttctgatttaaaattttcatgtttaTGTGCTTTCCTAGGTCAAAAGAACATTGGGCCAGTTTACACCTGCACGATGGGACAAAGATGAATGGCATCCGCTGCTTGGACCATGGAGGTTCATTCAAGTGCTGTTCCTTTGTGTTGTTTTTATGACTGTGGAGCTGAACACCTTTTTTCTCAAGTTTTGTCTTTGGATTCCACCTAGAAACCCCTTGATTGTTTATAGATTGGTCCTCTGGTGGCTAATCGCTATTCCTACTATTCGCGAGTACAATACCTACTTGCAAGACAGGTATGCTTGCTTCTAGTTCTGCCTGGAGAAAGTATTTCTATAATGAACTTGCAGGATTCCTAATCATCTCAATTTAATAGTTATCATGTACTCAAGATCTTAGTTCATTAAAACATAATGAGATATCAACTTTGTCTTATGTTCATCCACTAAAAAAATCAACGGTGCTGCCTTCATTTTGTTAAGAAGCATGATGTAGCTAGAGGGAAGTCTAACATAATCCATCCATGGTTTTCAGGAAGCCTGTGAAGAAGCTCGGAGCATTCTGTTGGCTTTCACTGGCAATATGCATAGTGGAACTTCTAATCTGTGTTAAATTTGGCCATGGTTAGTCTTTTGTTGTcctttttttatccaaatagtTGGAACTCACCactttcttgttgttgttgttgttgtatttgcAACTTGAATGCTTTCTTTCTTCTAGTGCTCTACAAGTGATCTAACTAGTATTTCCTTGAATTAGGTCTCTTTCCCAATCCAATGCCTCCATGGTTGATAACATTTTGGACAGCCGTAGGCATAGCTATCGTAATTTTCCTTCTCGCATGGTCTTTTCAGATTCATCGAACGGTGATGATGAAGAAGTTATGACCATTATTTTGGATCGTCTTCTATGCCTCTGTGAATATGTCTCGCATTTGTATGATTGTTGCTTCGACTGGAAACCAGTCTGGCAATCCGTGGATATTTCTTTAATTTGTTTTCGTCGTATGATTTGCGGCAATTATGTTCTTCCCGCCCATTTTCTTTATGCTGTCGTAGGAAAAGTTAATACTTATGAAAACGATTTCGGATCAGATGTCTGAACTATTCATCATGCTAGTATATGACCCTTCAATCGTTGCTTGTATGGGTGAGATCTGATTGAACTTTCTTACTTTTTTGCATTACGCCTTTGCAATTTAAGATGTCGGTATCATTTTGTTTGCATTGAAAGAGAGAAATCATGTTCCTGATTGAGGAACAGAGCTCAGCTATTATACAGTGTGAAATCCATCTCCTTGTTTGTCACCCGATCAGAAGAGAAAGCAAATCACAAATCATCATaatcttcttcgtcttctctaTCCTATTCATCGATGGAGAAGCTGTCGGGCTTTCAGCAGAAGAGGTCTGAACCTGTTCACGTCCAGCTTCACGTTCTGCTTGTCCAAGTACACCTCCCCCATCTTGTTCCATCCCTTCCTGTGAATCGACTTGGGGTCCTTGAACACAGGGTGGTCTCTCGGGTACTGCTCGATCAGACTGCTCTCCTCCTCCCTTATGCTGTACTCCAGGTAGTGCAGCTTGGCGTCCTCCGATGAGTACCCAAAGCAAGACCGGGAGATGTTCTCCAGATTGCCGAAGGGGACTACCTGAATGATCACCGCGCCGGTCGGCAGGAACACGAAGTTGGTGAGGCCGGCGCCGTGCACCCCCATCATCACGTCGCACGAGTTCACCAACCTCGCCACCTCCGCCACCTTGCTCCCCATCTTCGCTTCCGCCACCACCACCTCGAAGCCCGACTCCTCCACCACCCCCACGATCTCCCGGAAGTTGGTGAATCTCCGAGTCCCCTGTCTCGGGATCAGCAGCAGCCGAGGCTTCCTGCCTCCGTCGTCGCCCAGTCTGATCGGGGAATCCCTCCCCAGCGAGTAGGTGCTCCTCATGAACCTGGTGAAGTCGACCATGGAGTATCCGTTTGGAGCCCTGGCGGGGTCGATGGACATGGCCTTGTGGCTGTGGAGGCCAACGATCGCATGCGGGTAACAGTGGACTCGATCGTCGCTGCCAGAGTAGACGATCTCGTACCGCGACAGCTTCCTCAGGATCGGCTCGTATTTGGAGATCCACCATAG encodes the following:
- the LOC135587752 gene encoding CDP-diacylglycerol--serine O-phosphatidyltransferase 1-like isoform X1; this encodes MDVNGLRKTAKRDFVSREDGVAKSLNDFGDFDPWTAWAYKPHTISLLLIGTCLLVWASGVVDPESTASNDVVTSVKSDLFCFLRGVWAVIAVYLAYSLLQAPSTVLIRPHPAIWRMVHGMAVVYLVALTFLLFQNRDDAREFMKFLHSDLGVELPERSYGTDCRIYVPENPESRFNNVYDTLFDEFVPAHIFGWWGKAIMIRNQPLLWVLSIGFETMELTFRHMLPNFNECWWDSIILDIIICNWFGIWAGMRTVRYFDGKTYEWVGISRQPNIIGKVKRTLGQFTPARWDKDEWHPLLGPWRFIQVLFLCVVFMTVELNTFFLKFCLWIPPRNPLIVYRLVLWWLIAIPTIREYNTYLQDRKPVKKLGAFCWLSLAICIVELLICVKFGHGLFPNPMPPWLITFWTAVGIAIVIFLLAWSFQIHRTVMMKKL
- the LOC135587752 gene encoding CDP-diacylglycerol--serine O-phosphatidyltransferase 1-like isoform X2, encoding MDVNGLRKTAKRDFVSREDGVAKSLNDFGDFDPWTAWAYKPHTISLLLIGTCLLVWASGVVDPESTASNDVVTSVKRGVWAVIAVYLAYSLLQAPSTVLIRPHPAIWRMVHGMAVVYLVALTFLLFQNRDDAREFMKFLHSDLGVELPERSYGTDCRIYVPENPESRFNNVYDTLFDEFVPAHIFGWWGKAIMIRNQPLLWVLSIGFETMELTFRHMLPNFNECWWDSIILDIIICNWFGIWAGMRTVRYFDGKTYEWVGISRQPNIIGKVKRTLGQFTPARWDKDEWHPLLGPWRFIQVLFLCVVFMTVELNTFFLKFCLWIPPRNPLIVYRLVLWWLIAIPTIREYNTYLQDRKPVKKLGAFCWLSLAICIVELLICVKFGHGLFPNPMPPWLITFWTAVGIAIVIFLLAWSFQIHRTVMMKKL